The sequence below is a genomic window from Clostridium perfringens.
TAACTGATCCAATTGTCAGTGTTTTAACAGAAAGTAATGATAAATTGGTAAGTTACTATAAGATAATTGGGTACAATAATAGTCCCTTTAAGATTCGAGCTAATTCAGAAGAGGAAGTTATTAATGGACTTGAAAAATATTATGATATGAGTGTTTATTTAATAGATCCTTATAATCTATATGATAATGTAGCAAGTACAATAATTAATATAAAAGCAAAAGTGAAAGTTATTATATTTGCTATAGTAATATTACTCGCTGTAATTAGCATCATTATTTTACAGAATACATCTTTATATTTTAATCAAAATAAGAATAAAATAATTGTGAAAAAACTTCATGGATATAGATTGATTTATAGATACATGAATTACTTTATAATGGTTTTAATAACTTGGACATGTCCACTCGCTATAGCAAGTTTAATTACTAAGGATATTAATATAATATACTTCACTCTAATATTAGTAGTAATAGAGTTAGTTTTTATTATATTTAATATTAATTCATTAGAGAAAAAGAATCTTATTAAAGTGATAAAGGGAGAATATTAATGAATATTATAGAAATTTCAAATTTAAATAAAAAGTATTTTGATAAGGTAATATTTAAGGATTTTTCTTTGAGTATAAAAAAAGGTGAGATGATTGCTATTAGTGGAAGAAGTGGTTGTGGAAAGAGTACCCTTTTAAATATGATAGGCTTGATAGAAAAATTTGATTCAGGAGAAATAATTATTGACGGTGTAAAAAATATAAAAATAAATAGCAAATTAGCAAATAAGTTTTTAAGGGAAAAGATAAGTTACTTATTTCAAAATTTTGCCTTGGTAGATGAAGAAACTGTAGAGGAGAATTTAAGACTTGCGATTAAGCACACAATTAAAAATACGAAAAAGATTGAAGAAGAAATAATAAGATGTTTAAAATTTGTTGGATTAGAGGGATGTCAAAAAAACTATATATATGAGTTAAGTGGTGGTGAGCAACAGAGAGTAGCTATCGCTAGATTAATGTTAAAACCAAGTGAAATTATTTTAGCAGATGAACCAACAGGCTCATTAGATGAAGAAAATAGAGATATTATAATATCTTTATTAAAAGAACTTAATGAAAGTGGAAAAACAATAATTATCGTGACTCATGATAATTATGTTGCAAAACAAGCAGATAGGATAATCTTTTTATAATAAAAAGATAAAATAATAGAGCAGTATTGCTAATGAATCAGAAGATTTCATAGTAATGCTGCTCTTGAGCTTTATCGATTTAATTATTTAAAGTAACGATTATTATAAACTAAGCATTTTTATTATTAATATATAACTATTAATAATAATAAAAATCAACTAAATATGAATAAAGTATGTATAACCATTAGTACATATATTTAGAACTTAATTGGTAGGTATAATAAAATAAATAAAGTCTTTCGACAAATTAAGTTGATCTACTAAAATATTTGTTATGTATATTTTACCCAATAATAGGCAATAATATACATTTGATTTGGATTTTAGAGCTTTTAGAACGCTTTCTCAAGGCTCTTTTTTTAACATTCTTTACTTAAATATTCATTGAATAAAATTGTTAATTCATTGATTACCAAATCCTAGTTCGGGTAATTACGAGTCCATTTTTTATTAACCTTCTCTGTAGCTAAATACAACATTTTTATTAAACTAACATCATTCGGAAATATTAATTTAGTTTTAGTAAATTTTCTGAATTGACTATTTAAGCTTTCTATAACATTGGTTGTATATAACATTTTTCTTATGCTAGGGGAAAACTCAAATAAAGTTCTAAGATTATCCCAATTATCCTCCTAACTTTTATGATGAATTATACACCTTTGAATTTTTGAAAATGGATATACGGCTCCTATGGCTTCTTTAAAACCCTTAAGTCCGTCAACACAAAACACAAGTAGCCCCTATTTAAGATTATTAAGAACTGATAACCACAACTTACTGCTTTCATTAACACCTATACAAATACCCAGGACTTCATTCCATCCATATTTACACTAATAACTACATAGGCATCCTTAACAACAATATGCTTATCTTTTCTAACTTTATAATTAATAGCATCCATAAATACAAATAAGTAAGTTTTTTCCAATTGTCTATTTTACCATTCACTTACAAGTGGCATTATTCTGTTTGTTATATTAGATACTGTTTCAGCACTTATTTCAATATCGTATAGAGCTTTTATTTGCCCTGCTACGTCTCTAGTAGTTATACCTGATGCATATAGGTTTAAATTTTTATCCTCAATTCTATTAATATTCCTTTGATGTTTTGAAATTATTTTAGGCTCAAACTCCTAATTTCTATATCTTAGAATATTCAAAGTTATTGTACCTAATTCTGATTTGATAGTCTTTTTAGAATAACCATTTCTACTATTATAAAATTGATTAGTTAAATTCTTTTCATAACCAAGCATATCGTCAAGCTCCGCTGAAACCACTTCTTGAAGAACATCATTAAATAAATCTTTCAATGAATTTAAAACATTATTGCTATCATTAAAATTTTGTTCCTTTATATAATTTCTTAAAAAATCTTTCGACATATTACTCTAAAAAAACAACTTCTTCTTATAATTTATTGGTATATCAAATTATTTCCAAGAAGAAGTTGTTTATTCAATTTACACAAAATTATTTAAAGGATTCAAGAATATGATTTTTTATTTTTTTATGCTAAAATCAAACTGTATAATTAATCTTTTTAGTATATCTAATAATTTATTAAAAGCAATGATAATATCATTGCTTTTAATTTTTTTAATTCTATTATCGATAATAAAAAGGTGTCCCCCGGGGACACCTTTTATTAAATATCTAATATATCTCTTCCATTATCTTTTACTAATGTTATGTCTTTCTTTCTTAATTCTATTATACAGCTTCTCTCATCTTCAGATACACCTAAATATTCTAGCCATTTATTATTTAAATATGTTTTAGTTGAAGTTTTACTAAAAGATATAGTCTTCTCTTTAGCTTCTTCTGACTGTTTTTCTTTAGATATTTTTATTGCTTTATCTTCTATGTAGAAAAAACATTCTCTTTCATTCTCTGTAATACCAATAACTTCTAACCATTTTGGTGGTAAATATAGAGTTGTTACCAATGCTCCATTTTTTCTTTTATAAAAAGATATATTTATTCTCTTTTCAGCTAATATTTTTTCCATTTATGCCTCCATAAAATACAAATTATATTTTGTAAGAATCATTAAGGTACAGATCATTAAATTTATATAAAACTATATAGGGAGAAATTTTTCTCCCTATCATCTATATTTCATATTATAACTTTTTTAATAAGTCAGAAATTTCTTTTTGATATTTTTCTAAAAACTCTTTAGCTTTGGTTTCTTCTGCAACTTTAACATTTTCTTTTTTCATCTTATTAATTTGACTTTTTAAATTCTTAAATGAGTTGTCAATTAATTTTAGATTTTGAACTAACACAAAGTTTTCTTTTGTATTTTTAATATCAACTTCATTATTAGATTTTTCTTTTAATTTTGAAAGTTCATCCTTTAATCTTTGTTTTTCTAAGTTATTTTCTTTAGCTTCCTTAGTTATATCTTCTATCTTTTTATCATATTTACTCTTTAACTCTTCTTCTAATATAACTTTTTCATTTTTAAGTTTTTCTTCAAATTCAATTTTAATTTGACCTTCTATCTCTTTTCTTTCTTCCTCAATATTATTACTATCAAGCTTTTTTTTCAAATTTTCATTTTCACTTTTTAATTTTGAAACTTGATTTTTCTTTTCTTCTTCTAACCTTTTAAGTTCTAATTCTTTTTCTTCATAAGCTTTTTTCAATTCTAATTCTTTTTCTTCCTCAATCTTTTTAAGCTTATTCTTTAAATCTACTGCTTCTTGTTTAGACATATTAGTTTTATCATCTATTATGCTTAATATCACTCTTTGATTTTCTTCACTTAAACTAGAAAATTCTGAAGCATTTGCTATTGTTAAATTACCTTGTTCTATAACTGCTTTTAACTCTGGAATAAGCTTATTATTTATTCTCTCATATCTACCAACCTGTGTAGCTGATAAATTTAAATCATTTGCAATAATATCTCTTATTTTACCTGGAACTTTTTCTCCATTTTTCTTTTTTATCTTATATAACTCTTGCAATCTTTCAACTTGTGTTAATTTTTCAACTTCTGTAAGCTCTCTTGATTGTGCATTAGCTTGAATAAGTATTATTTCTGAATCTATATCATTACTTTCTATAACTTTACATGGAACTAAATTAAACTCTTTATTTCCTTCATTAACAAGCTTACTTAAAGCAGTATATCTTCTTTCACCACTTATTAACTCATACATATCATTATCCAATTTTCTAACTACTAAATTATGATTTAACCCATTTAATTTTATATCTTCTGCAAGAGATTCAATATCCACTATTTCATAGAAATTTTTCTCATTTCTTTTTATTCTATCTATATTTATATACTCAATTTTAAAATTTTCTTTAGCTTGAAACTCCTCAACTTTTCTAGTATTTTTTGAAATTCCATTTAACATTCCTTCACTTATTGAAAACTTTTTAGCCATTTTATTCTAACCACCTTAACTAATTTATATTAGGTGTCCCCCGGGGACACCTTTTAAATTAAAATATTTCTTTACTTAAATCCTTATAGTTTAAACTTGCTCTTGCTTTCTTAGAAGAAAATACAACTGGACATTCTTCAAATGTACTTTCTACTACCTTTATATTTTGATGTATTGATGTATTGAACATTTTTTCTCCTAAAACTGATTTAAGTTCTTGTTTTATAACCTTATTAACTGTAGTAGAAGAATCCATTGTTATAAAACACCCTTTAAAATTAAGGTTTGGATTAAACTCATCTTTTATTTCTTCTATACTATCTAAAAGATATTCCAAGCCATCTAAAGCAAACTTGTCTATCTTAATAGGTACTAATACTTCATCTGAAGCACAAAGAGCATTTACTGTTATCATATTAAGTGCTGGTGGACAATCTATTAAACAATAATCATATTTATCTTCTATCTCTTCAAGAGCTTTAGCTAATCTATTTTGTTGACTACGATTAACATCTAAAAGTATCTTTCTTTCAGCAAATGCTAAAGTAACATTAGATGGTAAAATATCGATATTCTCGAAATCTGTTTTCTTTATTACCTTTTCAATATCTAAATTTTTATCTAAAAGTACATCTGCAATTGAAACATCTTCCATACTATATGCTTTAAATAACTTAGTAAGATTTGATTGAGGATCTAGGTCTACTAATAATACTCTGTCTCCTTTTTCTTCTAAACAAGCTCCAAAGTTAGCAGTAGACGTTGTTTTAGCAACTCCACCTTTAATATTAAAAACTGATATTTTCTTCATAATTACAACCTCATTTCATATTTTTTATTCTCTTAACTATACTCTTATAGTAACATGTATAATTATACATGTCAATAACTAAACTTCAATTTATACATGTCAAATTTTCATTGAATAAGCTCTCCCCCTTCCACCAACAACTTTCGTTTAACACTCTCATGTTGTTGTTTTTTTGTTGAGCCTAAGACTTCATATCGAAGTGAATTGTAAAGGAAAATGGAGCAAATTTTTTAGCTGCTATGAATATAATGAATGGCCGATAAAAAATTGTGGAATGGCTTTACAATTTTAGCGTAGATATGATAGGCTGGAGTTTCAAAAAAACAAATAAAATAAAAAAGAAGAGCATTAGCTCTTCTGTCATTAATTTAAATTTTTAGATAAATTTTTATCAAAAACACTCGTTTTTCCATAAAATATAAATAATATTGAAAGTTATATGAAAAATTGGTATAATAATAACAAATTTAAAAAGAACGGAATAAAAGCAAAAACCCATTAATTTCTTAGACAATCGCCAAACCGTTAAAGAAATCAATGGGACACCTGAAAGTAATAAGCCGAAAATTTATCTATATAATTAGACTTAATTTATATAAATGAATTTACTTATATTGCCTATATGAATCGGCTTAATTTATCTATAGTATATAAAATTAATATTGAAAAGTCAATATTAAAGATAGATTAAGATAGTACTTTCATATGGATTTTACTCTAAGGTGTTCTTTAATTTCCATTAGGAGGTATTTTTTTATGTCAACAAATAATAATGCTAATAATTTTATTCAAATAAATGGAATCATGTCTCAAGGATATGGATTCAGTCCCAAAGCCGTAATGAGAGATACTCGTCTTACAATAGAAGCTAAAG
It includes:
- a CDS encoding ParA family protein, which codes for MKKISVFNIKGGVAKTTSTANFGACLEEKGDRVLLVDLDPQSNLTKLFKAYSMEDVSIADVLLDKNLDIEKVIKKTDFENIDILPSNVTLAFAERKILLDVNRSQQNRLAKALEEIEDKYDYCLIDCPPALNMITVNALCASDEVLVPIKIDKFALDGLEYLLDSIEEIKDEFNPNLNFKGCFITMDSSTTVNKVIKQELKSVLGEKMFNTSIHQNIKVVESTFEECPVVFSSKKARASLNYKDLSKEIF
- a CDS encoding ParB/RepB/Spo0J family partition protein, with translation MAKKFSISEGMLNGISKNTRKVEEFQAKENFKIEYINIDRIKRNEKNFYEIVDIESLAEDIKLNGLNHNLVVRKLDNDMYELISGERRYTALSKLVNEGNKEFNLVPCKVIESNDIDSEIILIQANAQSRELTEVEKLTQVERLQELYKIKKKNGEKVPGKIRDIIANDLNLSATQVGRYERINNKLIPELKAVIEQGNLTIANASEFSSLSEENQRVILSIIDDKTNMSKQEAVDLKNKLKKIEEEKELELKKAYEEKELELKRLEEEKKNQVSKLKSENENLKKKLDSNNIEEERKEIEGQIKIEFEEKLKNEKVILEEELKSKYDKKIEDITKEAKENNLEKQRLKDELSKLKEKSNNEVDIKNTKENFVLVQNLKLIDNSFKNLKSQINKMKKENVKVAEETKAKEFLEKYQKEISDLLKKL
- a CDS encoding ABC transporter ATP-binding protein; amino-acid sequence: MNIIEISNLNKKYFDKVIFKDFSLSIKKGEMIAISGRSGCGKSTLLNMIGLIEKFDSGEIIIDGVKNIKINSKLANKFLREKISYLFQNFALVDEETVEENLRLAIKHTIKNTKKIEEEIIRCLKFVGLEGCQKNYIYELSGGEQQRVAIARLMLKPSEIILADEPTGSLDEENRDIIISLLKELNESGKTIIIVTHDNYVAKQADRIIFL